A single Musa acuminata AAA Group cultivar baxijiao chromosome BXJ2-1, Cavendish_Baxijiao_AAA, whole genome shotgun sequence DNA region contains:
- the LOC103991160 gene encoding large ribosomal subunit protein uL15x-like, with the protein MTTRFRKNRKKRGHVSAGHGRIGKHRKHPGGRGNAGGMHHHRILFDKYHPGYFGKVGMRYFHRLRNKFHCPAVNVDRLWSLVPDAVKDAAAKDAAPLIDVTQFGYFKVLGKGMLPPDRPVVVKAKLVSKIAEKKIKAAGGAVVLTA; encoded by the coding sequence ATGACGACGCGCTTCAGGAAGAACCGGAAGAAGCGGGGCCATGTGAGCGCCGGCCACGGACGCATCGGTAAGCACCGGAAGCATCCGGGTGGCCGCGGGAACGCCGGTGGCATGCACCACCACCGCATCCTCTTCGACAAGTACCACCCGGGCTACTTCGGCAAGGTCGGCATGCGCTACTTCCACCGCCTCCGCAACAAGTTCCACTGCCCTGCCGTCAACGTCGACCGCCTCTGGTCCCTCGTCCCCGACGCCGTCAAGGACGCTGCCGCCAAGGACGCCGCCCCCTTGATTGACGTCACCCAGTTTGGGTACTTCAAGGTGCTCGGCAAGGGGATGCTGCCCCCGGATCGCCCCGTTGTCGTCAAGGCCAAGTTGGTGTCGAAGATCGCCGAGAAGAAGATCAAGGCCGCCGGTGGCGCGGTCGTGCTCACTGCTTGA
- the LOC135598802 gene encoding oryzain gamma chain-like, protein MATDRHHPALAVGVGVLLLVLSSATAFATFDEANPIRSVTDRVRSADATVIRALGLSPHALDFARFAHRYGKSYGSAAEIRRRFGIFVENLELIRSTNRRGLPYTLAINRFADWSWEEFQAGRLGAAQNCSATDRGNHLLTDAVVPDTKDWREVGIVSPVKNQGHCGSCWTFSTTGALEAAYAQATGKNISLSEQQLVDCARAFNNFGCNGGLPSQAFEYIKYNGGIDTEESYPYSATNGICSFKPENVGVKVTASVNITKGAEDELKHAVGLVRPVSVAFQVVRDFRFYKGGVYTSETCGNTELDVNHAVLAVGYGVENGIPYWLIKNSWGSDWGLDGYFKMELGKNMCGIATCASYPIIAV, encoded by the exons atggccaccgatcgtcaccaCCCGGCCCTCGCCGTCGGCGTCGGCGTCCTCCTCCTCGTTCTCTCCTCGGCCACGGCCTTCGCCACCTTCGACGAGGCCAACCCGATCCGATCCGTCACCGACCGGGTCAGATCCGCCGACGCCACCGTCATTCGCGCCCTCGGCCTCTCCCCCCACGCCCTCGACTTCGCCCGCTTCGCCCACAG GTACGGGAAGAGTTACGGGTCGGCAGCGGAGATACGGCGCCGGTTCGGGATATTTGTGGAGAACTTGGAGCTCATCCGGTCCACCAACCGCCGGGGACTGCCATATACCCTAGCGATCAACC GATTCGCGGATTGGAGCTGGGAAGAGTTCCAGGCGGGTCGACTCGGAGCCGCTCAGAACTGCTCTGCCACCGACCGCGGAAACCATCTGTTGACTGATGCAGTCGTCCCCGATACG AAAGACTGGAGGGAGGTAGGGATAGTGAGCCCAGTCAAGAATCAAGGTCATTGTGGATCTTGCTGGACCTTCAG CACGACAGGAGCGCTGGAGGCAGCCTATGCACAGGCAACTGGGAAGAACATCTCTCTATCAGAACAGCAGCTAGTCGACTGTGCTCGTGCCTTTAACAACTTTGGATGCAACGGAGGCTTGCCTTCTCAAGCCTTTGAATACATAAAGTATAATGGGGGAATTGATACTGAAGAGTCATATCCGTATTCTGCAACAAATGGTATCTGTAGCTTTAAACCTGAGAATGTTGGTGTCAAAGTCACTGCCTCAGTAAACATCACCAAG GGTGCTGAAGATGAACTAAAGCATGCAGTAGGTTTGGTTCGTCCAGTAAGTGTCGCATTTCAAGTAGTTAGGGATTTCAGATTCTACAAGGGAGGAGTCTACACAAGTGAGACCTGTGGCAACACTGAACTG GATGTGAATCATGCTGTTCTAGCTGTTGGTTATGGCGTCGAGAATGGCATTCCATATTGGCTAATCAAGAACTCTTGGGGCAGCGACTGGGGTCTTGATGGCTACTTCAAGATGGAGTTGGGAAAGAACATGTGTG GCATTGCAACTTGTGCTTCCTATCCTATAATTGCTGTATGA
- the LOC103991138 gene encoding germin-like protein 3-1, which produces MSLHPSSQTSASMERVVAPSQAILIVVLLLLLLSLSPSRPDPDLLLDYCVADVAAQTFHLNGRPCIDPTLARSAHFATSALSQPNGAAATALFGFSVTTTNATTLPGANAQGLAMARVDIVGGGLVPPHAHPRASEAALLLRGTLLVGFVDTSHRLYTQQLRPGDTFLFSRGLVHFLYNLDPTTPAVVLSGFNSQNPGAQLASTTLFRSDPRFPEEVLKKAFKISGQDVQRIQRNLGG; this is translated from the coding sequence ATGTCTCTTCATCCTTCCTCCCAAACAAGTGCATCGATGGAGAGAGTCGTCGCTCCCTCTCAAGCCATTCTCATTGTtgtgctactactactactactctcCCTCTCTCCTTCCCGCCCTGATCCCGACCTCCTTCTCGACTATTGCGTCGCCGACGTCGCTGCCCAGACCTTCCACCTTAATGGTCGCCCCTGCATCGATCCTACCCTCGCCCGGTCTGCCCACTTCGCCACCTCAGCGCTCTCCCAACCCAACGGTGCCGCCGCCACTGCCCTCTTCGGCTTCAGCGTCACCACCACCAACGCCACCACACTCCCCGGCGCCAACGCCCAGGGCCTGGCGATGGCCCGTGTCGACATCGTCGGCGGCGGCCTCGTCCCGCCCCACGCCCACCCCCGCGCTTCCGAGGCAGCGCTGCTCCTCCGGGGGACGCTGCTGGTGGGCTTCGTCGACACCTCACACCGCCTCTACACCCAACAACTTCGTCCCGGCGATACGTTCCTGTTCTCCAGGGGGTTGGTCCACTTCCTGTACAATCTTGACCCGACGACGCCGGCGGTGGTGCTGTCGGGGTTCAACAGCCAAAATCCCGGGGCACAGCTCGCCTCCACGACATTGTTCCGCTCGGACCCGCGGTTTCCGGAGGAGGTCTTGAAGAAGGCCTTCAAGATTTCTGGGCAGGATGTGCAGAGGATTCAGAGGAACCTCGGGGGATGA
- the LOC135598803 gene encoding E3 ubiquitin-protein ligase SPL2-like, giving the protein MPLRNHGTAAVLARLAVACDGAILGLALAAVSAASWVKYATTSAALDRISCAPSAPISGLRAILSSADYLNEDPLLVVVRGRVQPSSAVEALSDGAVSETNGVLTPRGSDEMAVAILNTQMCLYNEWRGMFRWNFDLHALFAKSLKEQRSSSSLLKSVSFVLVEAGDWPNSGYVHVNLDGSAHPLPLTTVYHELHPIQVPPFTFFQVFFGSGYPVALLDEEKILPVGKEITAIGICRPRDEAIEIKSCQELPCFLSDMTKDEIVAELNFDAGVLFWSGILLGILSVGILGYAVIRNWWKWKEWRLRRRRQNEDLNNEALSRSSMEQEDVPDGELCVICLSRRRRTAFVPCGHLVCCPHCATSVVHDSSPKCPLCCQDVRSSIRIYES; this is encoded by the exons ATGCCGTTGCGCAACCACGGGACGGCAGCGGTCCTCGCGCGGCTCGCGGTCGCCTGCGACGGCGCCATCCTCGGCCTCGCACTCGCCGCGGTGTCAGCAGCCTCCTGGGTCAAGTACGCCACCACCTCCGCTGCCCTCGACCGCATCAGCTGCGCTCCCTCCGCCCCCATCTCTGGCCTCCGTGCTATCCTCTCCTCCGCGGACTACTTGAACGAAGATCCTCTCCTCGTCGTCGTTCGAGGCCGGGTCCAGCCCAGCTCCGCCGTCGAGGCTCTCAGCGACGGTGCGGTTTCCGAGACAAACGGCGTCCTCACCCCTCGGGGCTCCGACGAGATGGCCGTCGCCATCCTCAACACCCAAATG TGTTTGTACAATGAATGGAGGGGAATGTTCAGATGGAATTTTGATCTCCATGCACTGTTTGCAAAATCTTTGAAGGAACAAAGGTCAAGCTCAAGCTTATTGAAATCG GTTTCGTTTGTTCTTGTTGAAGCCGGTGACTGGCCTAATTCTGGTTATGTTCATGTTAATTTGGATGGGTCAGCCCACCCACTACCTCTCACTACAGTTTATCATGAGCTGCACCCTATTCAAGTTCCTCCATTCACATTCTTCCAGGTCTTCTTTGGTTCTGGATATCCT GTGGCTTTGTTGGATGAAGAAAAAATCCTTCCAGTTGGAAAGGAGATTACTGCAATTGGCATTTGCAGACCAAGAGATGAAGCTATTGAGATAAAATCATGCCAGGAGCTTCCTTGTTTCTT GTCtgacatgacaaaggatgaaattGTGGCTGAGCTTAATTTCGATGCTGGAGTCCTGTTCTGGAGTGGCATTTTGCTTGGAATTCTGTCTGTTGGTATATTAGGTTATGCCGTCATTAG GAACTGGTGGAAATGGAAAGAGTGGAGACTGAGGAGAAGAAGACAGAATGAGGACTTAAATAATGAGGCTTTGTCCAGGAGCAGCATGGAACAGGAGGATGTACCGGATGGGGAACTTTGTGTCATCTGCTTATCAAGACGAAGAAGAACTGCATTTGTTCCTTGTGGGCATCTTGTTTGTTGTCCACACTGTGCAACATCTGTGGTGCATGACTCCTCACCAAAGTGTCCTTTGTGTTGTCAAGATGTTCGGTCTTCCATTAGAATATATGAATCTTGA
- the LOC135598804 gene encoding growth-regulating factor 1-like, whose translation MMMMVVGGGSRYPFTASQWQELELQALIFKYMVSGIPVPPDLILCIRRSLFVEPQTLPFLPHRPTVGWEAYQVGDGRKAVDPEPGRCRRTDGKKWRCSKEAFPDSKYCERHMHRGKSRSRKPVELSLATTPISSHFPPPTAPPPPPPPPPLSLSTPHHTHHFLFPCSSSSSSSSSSSSSSSRPPPMMAHSRQDDSSGYRSILGFRQDVNEHPFFSEACMGGREMPFRLGPVEEEEKHYFVLGADFKTQRKGEAEREEPAQNLRPFHCFLDEKPSRVVDSWLGMAVDQSKQAPDLKTRLSITIPVANHDMPVTAPPCYSDG comes from the exons atgatgatgatggtggtgggcGGGGGCAGCAGGTATCCCTTCACTGCATCCCAGTGGCAAGAGTTGGAGCTCCAAGCCCTCATCTTCAAGTACATGGTTTCAGGCATCCCCGTGCCTCCCGATCTCATCCTCTGCATCAGGAGGAGCCTCTTCGTGGAGCCTCAAACTCTTCCGTTCCTTCCTCATCGCCCCACGG TTGGATGGGAAGCTTATCAGGTGGGTGACGGTAGGAAGGCAGTGGATCCGGAGCCAGGGAGGTGCAGAAGAACAGATGGGAAGAAGTGGCGGTGCTCCAAGGAGGCCTTCCCTGACTCCAAGTACTGCGAGAGGCACATGCACAGGGGGAAGAGCCGTTCAAGAAAGCCTGTGGAATTGTCTTTGGCCACCACCCCAATCTCCTCCCACTTCCCTCCTCccactgctcctcctcctcctcctcctcctcctcctctctcactCTCCACACCTCATCACACCCACCACTTCCTGTtcccctgctcctcctcctcctcctcctcctcctcctcttcctcctcctcttcgaggCCTCCTCCCATGATGGCGCACTCACGACAGGATGACTCTTCCGGTTACAG GAGCATCCTTGGATTCAGGCAGGATGTGAACGAACACCCTTTCTTCTCAGAAGCCTGCATGGGTGGCAGGGAGATGCCGTTCAGGCTTGGCCCAGTGGAG GAGGAAGAGAAGCACTACTTCGTGCTTGGTGCTGATTTCAAGACACAGAGAAAAGGTGAGGCCGAGAGGGAGGAGCCAGCACAGAACCTGAGGCCATTCCACTGCTTTCTTGATGAGAAACCATCGAGGGTGGTGGATTCTTGGTTGGGCATGGCGGTGGATCAGTCGAAGCAAGCGCCAGACCTGAAGACGCGGCTCTCCATCACCATTCCTGTGGCGAATCACGACATGCCTGTGACTGCGCCGCCGTGTTACAGTG ATGGTTGA